One Streptomyces sp. NBC_00554 DNA segment encodes these proteins:
- a CDS encoding S66 peptidase family protein, producing MTTPSYPPKPSPGDRAAVISPSSGLPGLLPLPYELGLERLRKEYGLEPVEYPATRKMGSTPQERADDIHAAFADPTIKAVISSIGGDDQITVLPLLDRELIRANPKPFFGYSDNTNLLAYLWNAGIVGYHGGSVMCELGRPGAMDPLTAESLRAALFTSGPYELRAADRFGEVNRPWEDPATFESEPSTEPGDGWTWHRPDRVVEGRSWGGNLEILSWLLMADREISRDPSVYDGHVLFLETSEEMPRASDVFWILRSMGERGLLQRFPALLMARPKAWSFEQPNDADARARYVREQHEAVLRAVDIYAPNMLVVLDVDFGHTDPQIVIPYGGTIRVDGPARRITVTY from the coding sequence ATGACGACGCCCTCGTACCCTCCCAAGCCCTCGCCGGGCGACCGGGCAGCGGTGATCTCGCCGTCCTCCGGCCTCCCCGGGCTCCTGCCGCTTCCGTACGAACTGGGGCTGGAGAGGCTGCGCAAGGAGTACGGCCTCGAACCGGTCGAGTATCCGGCGACCCGGAAGATGGGCTCGACGCCTCAGGAGCGTGCCGACGACATCCACGCGGCGTTCGCCGACCCGACGATCAAGGCCGTCATCTCCTCGATCGGCGGCGACGACCAGATCACCGTGCTGCCCTTGCTGGACCGGGAGTTGATCCGCGCGAACCCGAAGCCGTTCTTCGGGTACAGCGACAACACCAACCTCCTCGCATACCTGTGGAACGCCGGAATCGTCGGCTACCACGGCGGATCGGTGATGTGCGAGCTCGGTCGCCCCGGTGCCATGGACCCGCTGACCGCCGAGTCGCTGCGGGCCGCGCTGTTCACCTCCGGGCCGTACGAGCTGCGCGCGGCCGACCGATTCGGTGAGGTCAACCGCCCCTGGGAGGACCCGGCGACCTTCGAGTCCGAGCCGTCGACGGAACCGGGCGACGGCTGGACCTGGCACCGCCCGGACCGCGTGGTCGAGGGCCGCTCCTGGGGCGGCAACCTCGAGATCCTCTCCTGGCTGTTGATGGCGGACCGCGAGATCTCCCGTGATCCTTCCGTGTACGACGGACACGTGCTGTTCCTGGAGACCTCGGAGGAGATGCCGAGAGCGAGCGACGTCTTCTGGATCCTGCGCAGCATGGGCGAGCGTGGCTTGCTGCAGCGCTTCCCGGCGCTCCTGATGGCCCGCCCCAAGGCGTGGTCGTTCGAGCAGCCCAACGACGCCGATGCCAGAGCCCGTTACGTACGGGAGCAGCACGAGGCGGTGCTCCGGGCCGTCGACATATATGCGCCCAACATGTTGGTCGTCCTCGATGTGGACTTCGGTCACACCGATCCGCAGATCGTCATCCCCTATGGAGGCACCATCCGCGTCGACGGCCCGGCCCGGCGCATCACGGTCACCTACTGA
- the aroQ gene encoding type II 3-dehydroquinate dehydratase, whose protein sequence is MPRTLANAPIMILNGPNLNLLGQRQPEIYGSDTLADVEALCAKAAAAHGGTVDFRQSNHEGELVDWIHEARLNHAGIVINPAAYSHTSVAILDALNTCDGLPVVEVHISNIHQREEFRHHSYVSLRADGVIAGCGVQGYAFAVERVAALAGTGQTEA, encoded by the coding sequence GTGCCCCGCACACTTGCCAACGCCCCGATCATGATCCTCAACGGGCCCAACCTGAACCTTCTCGGGCAGCGCCAGCCGGAGATCTACGGCTCGGACACGCTCGCCGACGTCGAGGCCCTGTGTGCCAAGGCGGCGGCCGCGCACGGCGGCACGGTGGACTTCCGCCAGTCCAACCACGAGGGCGAGTTGGTGGACTGGATCCACGAGGCACGCCTGAACCACGCCGGGATCGTGATCAACCCGGCCGCCTACTCGCACACCTCCGTCGCGATCCTGGATGCGCTCAACACCTGCGACGGCCTTCCGGTGGTGGAGGTCCACATCTCCAACATCCACCAGCGCGAGGAGTTCCGGCACCACTCGTACGTCTCCCTCCGCGCCGACGGGGTGATCGCGGGGTGCGGTGTGCAGGGGTACGCGTTCGCGGTGGAGCGGGTCGCGGCGCTCGCGGGGACGGGGCAGACGGAGGCCTGA
- a CDS encoding ankyrin repeat domain-containing protein produces MDFFEGLIAPDEPDEPQPETHHRLGAYRPGGDEPLPPANWFLPAQLPQVTELGVGPDVRIMLTGWQVWPGSVTLRLGVFLRTIRQGGQTHPVRFGAGRAGAGALRFGVLLADGRRVTTLDGHPWPAPTEGPPRPTLQLRGGGGGGFHYQVELHLSQLPPEGPMQLVAEWPDQGVPEIRTEIDATVLRAAAAEAVEIWPESEPPPPAEQGGKAGSFAIISMGPSEIMAQAIVGPAGRRGSRPAGPPPPTPERSDWEGMGLAGWQDIDLVRTRLAHGADPVARLDSWSDETPLHRAAEHGVPEVVAELLRHVQDVDAQAREERTPLWEAVCHGKREAAELLLAAGADAWSPQMGGRSPGRLALTTELAPLFQALPNAVLLTPDEHAAQEDADRRAAVFHDMHLDGLSVAFVASIDEETVIRRLGADPAAAPVLDLDREPGPYGTGPNGFDPDDYDLAERFVGVTGVAGGCVLIQPAWYYLSRPDILNALSPGTTAYGLYFNPKGGTFGEFSRDGRSERHEEIGSVSGDEPDLHWLYRFWQWDKPGMWGAHSLAYASHMGGIRVTNRAAVVGPPRRWAEIPEDSELLS; encoded by the coding sequence ATGGATTTCTTCGAGGGATTGATCGCCCCGGACGAGCCGGACGAACCGCAACCGGAGACGCATCACCGGCTGGGCGCCTATCGGCCGGGCGGGGACGAGCCGTTACCGCCCGCCAACTGGTTCCTGCCCGCGCAACTGCCGCAGGTCACCGAGCTGGGCGTCGGCCCGGATGTCCGGATCATGCTCACCGGCTGGCAGGTGTGGCCCGGTTCGGTGACGCTCCGGCTCGGCGTGTTCCTGCGGACGATACGACAGGGTGGCCAGACGCATCCCGTGCGCTTCGGGGCAGGCCGTGCGGGAGCCGGAGCTCTGCGCTTCGGCGTGCTGCTCGCCGACGGAAGGCGGGTCACCACCCTCGACGGGCACCCGTGGCCCGCGCCCACGGAGGGGCCGCCGCGGCCGACGCTCCAGTTGCGGGGCGGGGGCGGCGGCGGATTCCACTATCAAGTAGAGCTGCACCTCTCGCAGTTGCCGCCGGAAGGGCCCATGCAACTGGTGGCCGAGTGGCCCGACCAGGGTGTGCCCGAAATCCGTACGGAGATCGATGCGACGGTGCTGCGAGCCGCGGCCGCCGAGGCGGTCGAGATCTGGCCGGAGAGCGAGCCTCCACCCCCTGCGGAGCAGGGCGGGAAAGCGGGGAGTTTCGCGATCATCAGCATGGGGCCGTCGGAAATCATGGCGCAGGCGATCGTAGGCCCCGCGGGGCGGCGCGGCAGCCGGCCGGCAGGTCCGCCGCCGCCGACCCCGGAGCGCAGTGACTGGGAGGGCATGGGACTCGCGGGATGGCAGGACATCGACCTGGTCAGAACACGCCTCGCGCACGGCGCTGACCCTGTGGCGCGACTGGATTCCTGGTCCGACGAGACGCCACTGCACCGCGCCGCGGAGCATGGCGTACCCGAGGTCGTCGCCGAACTCCTGAGGCACGTGCAGGACGTGGACGCGCAGGCGCGCGAGGAACGCACCCCGCTGTGGGAGGCGGTCTGCCACGGCAAGAGGGAGGCAGCGGAGTTGCTGCTCGCCGCGGGCGCCGACGCCTGGAGCCCGCAGATGGGCGGACGGTCTCCTGGCCGCCTCGCACTCACCACCGAGCTGGCCCCGCTTTTCCAGGCGCTGCCGAATGCCGTGCTCCTCACGCCGGATGAGCACGCGGCCCAGGAAGACGCCGACCGCAGGGCCGCCGTCTTTCACGACATGCACCTCGACGGACTGTCGGTTGCCTTTGTGGCGTCGATCGACGAGGAGACGGTGATACGCCGCCTGGGCGCCGACCCGGCCGCCGCTCCGGTACTGGACCTCGACAGGGAGCCGGGTCCGTACGGCACAGGGCCCAACGGGTTCGACCCCGATGACTACGACCTCGCCGAGCGCTTTGTGGGCGTGACCGGAGTGGCGGGCGGGTGCGTCCTGATACAGCCCGCCTGGTACTACCTCAGCAGGCCGGACATTCTCAACGCCCTCTCGCCCGGAACCACCGCGTACGGGCTCTACTTCAATCCGAAGGGAGGCACCTTCGGAGAATTCTCGCGAGACGGCCGCAGCGAGCGGCACGAGGAGATCGGCTCCGTGTCCGGGGACGAACCCGACCTCCACTGGCTGTACCGCTTCTGGCAGTGGGACAAGCCCGGGATGTGGGGCGCCCACTCCCTCGCGTACGCCTCACACATGGGCGGAATACGCGTGACCAACCGTGCTGCGGTCGTGGGGCCGCCGCGGCGCTGGGCGGAGATACCCGAGGACAGCGAGCTGCTGAGCTGA
- a CDS encoding amino acid ABC transporter ATP-binding protein, with the protein MTAAPVLRMESVRKTFGESVVLRDVDLDVAPHTVTALIGASGSGKSTLLRCANLLEDIDDGAIWLDDEEITDPRTDPDAVRRRIGVVFQAYNLFPHMTVLENITLAPRRVHGVSRAEAEAHARELLDRLGLGAKAAEYPDRLSGGQQQRAAIVRALAVRPRLLLLDEITAALDPELVGEVLTVVRDLKDDGMTMVLATHEMGFAREVADQVCFLDGGVVLERGTAEELFGNPQQERTQRFLRRIVEAGRL; encoded by the coding sequence ATGACCGCCGCTCCGGTTCTGCGCATGGAGTCCGTCCGCAAGACCTTCGGCGAGTCGGTCGTGCTGCGGGACGTCGACCTCGATGTCGCCCCGCACACGGTGACCGCGCTGATCGGCGCCTCCGGTTCCGGCAAGTCCACCCTGCTCCGCTGCGCCAACCTCCTTGAGGACATCGACGACGGCGCGATCTGGCTGGACGACGAGGAGATCACCGACCCGCGGACCGACCCGGACGCGGTACGCCGCCGTATCGGCGTGGTCTTCCAGGCGTACAATCTCTTTCCGCACATGACCGTCCTGGAGAACATCACCCTCGCTCCGCGCCGTGTGCACGGCGTGAGCCGCGCGGAGGCGGAGGCGCACGCCCGTGAGCTGCTCGACCGGCTCGGGCTCGGCGCCAAGGCGGCCGAGTATCCGGACCGGCTGAGCGGTGGCCAGCAGCAACGAGCGGCGATCGTCCGCGCGCTGGCCGTACGCCCGCGGCTGCTGCTCCTGGACGAGATCACCGCCGCCCTCGACCCGGAGCTCGTGGGCGAAGTGCTCACCGTCGTCCGGGACTTGAAGGACGACGGCATGACCATGGTCCTGGCCACGCACGAGATGGGCTTCGCCCGCGAGGTCGCGGATCAGGTCTGCTTCCTCGACGGCGGCGTGGTCCTCGAACGCGGCACGGCCGAGGAGCTCTTCGGGAACCCGCAACAGGAGCGGACGCAGCGCTTCCTGCGGCGCATCGTGGAGGCGGGGCGGCTCTGA
- a CDS encoding amino acid ABC transporter permease has product MTVVKDEPGGGSAEEDMREAYVPSQRRIERERYKRTRSRRATAIAALSTLITGVVLYLVVVNAPGWPRTKETFFNAQYAREAFPKVLEGLWLNVRLLLICGVAVLVLGMLIAVARTLRGPVFFPLRALAAAYTDFFRGLPLIINLMIVVLGVPALRLQGVTVDPILLGGTALTLTYSAYVAEVFRAGIESIHPSQRAAARSLGLTNRQSLRFVVLPQAVRRQVPPLLNDLVSLQKDTGLVSIGGAVDAVRAADIIVGRSLNYTPYIVAGLVFVALTIPMTRFTDWVTARMDRQRAQGGTI; this is encoded by the coding sequence GTGACGGTCGTGAAGGACGAGCCCGGCGGCGGCTCCGCCGAAGAGGACATGCGCGAGGCGTACGTCCCGTCGCAGCGGCGGATCGAGCGGGAGCGCTACAAGCGCACCCGCTCCCGCCGTGCGACCGCGATCGCGGCGCTCTCCACCCTGATCACCGGCGTCGTCCTGTACCTCGTCGTCGTCAACGCTCCCGGCTGGCCGCGCACCAAGGAGACGTTCTTCAACGCGCAGTACGCGCGCGAGGCGTTCCCCAAGGTCCTCGAAGGGCTGTGGCTCAACGTCCGGCTGCTCCTGATCTGCGGTGTCGCGGTGCTCGTCCTCGGCATGCTGATCGCCGTCGCGCGTACCCTGCGCGGCCCGGTCTTCTTCCCGCTGCGGGCGCTGGCCGCCGCGTACACCGACTTCTTCCGCGGTCTCCCGCTGATCATCAACCTGATGATCGTGGTCCTGGGTGTCCCCGCGCTGCGGCTCCAGGGCGTCACGGTGGACCCGATCCTGCTGGGCGGCACCGCGCTCACGCTCACGTACTCGGCCTACGTCGCCGAGGTGTTCCGCGCCGGCATCGAGTCCATCCACCCCTCGCAGCGCGCCGCGGCCCGCTCGCTGGGCCTCACCAACCGGCAGTCCCTGCGGTTCGTCGTACTCCCCCAGGCCGTACGCCGCCAGGTGCCGCCCCTCCTCAACGACCTGGTGTCCCTCCAGAAGGACACCGGACTCGTCTCGATCGGCGGCGCCGTCGACGCGGTGCGTGCCGCGGACATCATCGTGGGCCGCAGCCTCAACTACACGCCGTACATCGTCGCGGGACTGGTCTTCGTCGCACTGACCATCCCGATGACCCGCTTCACGGACTGGGTCACGGCCCGGATGGACCGTCAGCGGGCACAGGGAGGGACCATATGA
- a CDS encoding ABC transporter substrate-binding protein, translating to MPLAQRALRRTASAATVALLAVVAVGCAPQPEDEADATPSANACDKGKLATETSGKLTIATDEPAYEPWFKDDKPANGEGYESAVAYAVAKQLGYAETDVVWQSVPFNKAFAPGEKTFDFDINQVSISAERKKAVDFSSGYYDVRQAVIALKDSKAAKATSIADLKDVKLGAQVGTTSLNYINDVVKPTEAPAAYAKNDQAKSALKNGQVDAIVVDLPTAFYITAAEVTDAKIVGQFENSGGTPEQFGLVLDKGSALTSCVTDAVDTLREDGTLASIEKQWLSDAVDAPVLK from the coding sequence ATGCCTCTCGCCCAACGCGCCCTGCGCCGCACCGCGTCCGCCGCCACCGTCGCCCTGCTCGCCGTCGTCGCCGTCGGCTGCGCCCCGCAGCCCGAGGACGAGGCTGACGCCACGCCCTCCGCGAACGCCTGCGACAAGGGCAAGTTGGCCACCGAGACGTCGGGCAAGCTGACGATCGCGACCGACGAACCCGCGTACGAACCGTGGTTCAAGGACGACAAGCCCGCCAATGGTGAGGGCTACGAGTCGGCGGTCGCGTACGCCGTGGCGAAGCAGCTGGGCTATGCCGAGACCGACGTCGTCTGGCAGAGCGTCCCCTTCAACAAGGCCTTCGCGCCCGGCGAGAAGACCTTCGACTTCGACATCAACCAGGTGTCGATCAGCGCCGAGCGCAAGAAGGCCGTGGACTTCTCGTCCGGCTACTACGACGTCCGGCAGGCCGTCATCGCGCTGAAGGACTCCAAGGCGGCGAAGGCGACGAGCATCGCGGACCTCAAGGACGTGAAGCTGGGCGCCCAGGTCGGCACCACCAGCCTCAACTACATCAACGATGTCGTGAAGCCCACCGAGGCCCCGGCCGCGTACGCGAAGAACGACCAGGCCAAGTCCGCGCTGAAGAACGGCCAGGTCGACGCCATCGTGGTCGACCTGCCGACCGCCTTCTACATCACCGCGGCCGAGGTGACGGACGCGAAGATCGTCGGACAGTTCGAGAACAGCGGTGGCACGCCCGAGCAGTTCGGGCTCGTACTCGACAAGGGCAGCGCGCTCACCTCGTGCGTGACCGACGCGGTGGACACCCTGCGCGAGGACGGCACGCTGGCCTCGATCGAGAAGCAGTGGCTGTCCGACGCCGTTGACGCTCCGGTACTCAAGTGA
- a CDS encoding MBL fold metallo-hydrolase, whose product MTYSGAVKVGGPADVHELQDLMISKVAVGPMDNNAYLLRCRATDEQLLIDAANESSTLLTLIGDDGIASVVTTHQHGDHWQALAEVVASTGARTYAGRDDVDGIPVPTDVPLQDGDTIRVGRVELTARHLVGHTPGSIALVYDDPHGHPHVFTGDCLFPGGVGNTRKDPAAFASLIHDVETKIFGALSDETWVYPGHGNDTTLGAERPHLPEWRARGW is encoded by the coding sequence ATGACGTACAGCGGAGCGGTGAAGGTCGGCGGCCCTGCCGATGTGCACGAGTTGCAGGACCTGATGATCTCCAAGGTCGCGGTGGGCCCGATGGACAACAACGCCTATCTGCTGCGCTGCCGGGCGACCGACGAGCAGCTCCTGATCGACGCGGCCAACGAATCCTCGACCCTGCTCACGCTGATCGGCGACGACGGCATCGCGTCCGTGGTCACCACCCACCAGCACGGCGACCACTGGCAGGCACTCGCCGAGGTCGTGGCGTCGACGGGCGCCCGCACCTACGCGGGCCGCGACGACGTCGACGGCATCCCGGTGCCGACCGATGTCCCGCTCCAGGACGGCGACACGATCCGGGTGGGGCGCGTGGAACTCACCGCACGCCACCTGGTGGGGCACACGCCGGGCTCGATCGCGCTCGTCTACGACGACCCGCACGGGCATCCGCATGTGTTCACGGGGGACTGTCTCTTCCCGGGCGGTGTGGGCAACACACGCAAGGACCCGGCGGCGTTCGCCAGCCTCATCCACGATGTCGAGACAAAGATCTTCGGTGCGCTGTCCGACGAGACCTGGGTCTACCCGGGCCACGGCAACGACACGACGCTGGGCGCGGAACGACCGCATCTGCCGGAGTGGCGCGCACGCGGGTGGTGA